In Lactobacillus xylocopicola, the genomic stretch AACATTTAAGCAAGAACTTTGGGGCCGTGCATGCACTTCAAGATGTCAACTTTACCATTCAACCCGGACAGATTATGGGCCTAATTGGCCAAAATGGTGCGGGTAAAACGACGACCTTTCACAGTATCTTAAACTTTCTTCATTATGCTGGGCAAATAACTTGGGAGGATGCTCCCATCACCGAGTCCACTTTCAATTCGATTGGCTACCTACCGGAAGAGCGGAGCCTGATGCCAAAGATGACCATCGAGGAGCAAATCGTCTACTTGGCCCAACTGAAAGGCTGTAGGGGGAAGGAGATTCGGGGACAGATTGATTCCTGGCTTGAGCGCTTCGAAGTTAAGGGCAAGAAGAGTGACAAGATTAAAACCCTGTCCAAGGGTAACCAACAAAAAGTCCAGCTGATCTGTACCTTAATCCACCAGCCCAAGCTGATTATTTTGGACGAGCCCTTTAGCGGCCTTGACCCAGTCAACACCGACGTGCTCAAGCGCACAATTGCCGAGGTCAAGGACCAGCAGGCGGCCATTATCTTTTCTAGTCATGATATGACTAATGTTGAAGAGATTTGTGATACCTTGACCATGCTCAAAGATGGCCAAGTAGTCTTGAACGGTGACTTGGAAACGGTTCGTGATTCCTTTGGTAAAACCGAGATCTATGTTAAGACAGCTAAGACCCGGGCAGAGCTGGCCGAGCTCCCACATGTGCAAGCGGTCGAGCAGCAACAAGCTAACCGCTACCTGCTGCGCCTTGACGATGAAGCTAAGGGCGCTGAAGTCTTCCAGGCGGTCACTGAGGGTCAGTATATCGAGGAATTTAGGCAGCAACCGCCAACCTTAGACGAGATTTTTAGGATGAAAGCTGGTGAAAAAAATGAATAAGCTGTGGATTGTTACTTTTCAAACATATTGGCGCCAGGTCAAGTCCTGGTCCTTTGTAACGCTAGTCTTTATGCCCTTTATTTTCATTGGTGTGTCGATTCTCTTTGGGTTGGTCGGTGGTAACTCAGCCGATTCTACTAATTCGGACCAACAAATTGCCGTAATTAGTCAGAACGCCCAATTACGGCAAAGTTTCATCAAGTCGAATAAGAACTTGGTTGACGCTGATATTAAGACCGCAACAGCTGCCCATAAAAAGCTGGCTAGCCAAGACATTGACGGTTATCTGGTGCTCAAGCTTGAGCACCACCAGCTACAAGCCACCTACCACGGAGCTGGGAGTGTTGATGATGAGCTCAAGGCTAAGGTAATGAACTATGCGCAAAAGTTGCAGGGACAAATCAACCTGCAACGGGCCAGCCTAACTCCGCAGCAAGCGCAGGCGTTAGCCCAAAAGCCGCGCTACCAAGAAATTCTGCAGCGGGCTCACAGCAAAGGTGATAACAAGCTAGCACAATACATTTCACTTGTTGTGCTAATATTCATGAGTTACATGATTCTGATCTTGTATAGCAGTGTGACTGCCCAGGAGATTGCTGCCGAAAAGGGTAGCAAGATCATGGAAATCATCTTTTCCAGTACAACGGCTGCCAAGTATTTCTTCGGTAAGATTCTGGGCATCTTCGGCGTTATCCTGACGCAAGTGGCCATCTACATTCTGGGCGGCGCGGCCATCTATCAGTGGGCGTTGCACGCCAGCCAGACCGCACCCTTCATGCATGATAACCAGCATCTTATTAATGAAGTATTGGGCAATCTGCTTAATGTCAATCTGCTGTTTGTCATCTTGGGCGTGGTTATCTACATCATCCTGGCAGCCTTTTCCGGCGCCTTGGTTGCTAAAGTGGAAGACTCTTCCAAGGCAGCCTCCTGGATTAGCTTCCTCGTGATGCTGGCCTTCATTGTCACCTTCATGTTCATCAATCAGCCGGATCAGCTTTTAGCCCAAATCATGTCCTATGTACCGCTCTTTTCATCCTTTGTGATGCCGCTCCGGATTATTAGTGGTCATGTTGGTACACTGGAAATTAGTATCTCGCTAGCTATCTTGGTAATCAGCGAACTGGCCCTAATGGTCTACATTAGTAAGATTTACCAAGGCCTGATTCTGCAAACCGAAGACACTAGTTTTTGGAAGCGGCTAAAGCGTGGGCTGTCATATAGTAAGGCATAATAAAAGTGCTGAAACACTAACCGTTTCAGCACTTTTTGTTTAGAGTGTTTAATGCGCTTAATAGCAAAATCGCTTGGTAAAAAATTCAAGTAGTGATAAACAATCATGAAGTGGGTGCCTTTGGCGCTAGCTTCGTCTAACAAAAAAGTCGCTGATGCAAGTGGTAATCTTGAGCAAGGCTACAGCTCTCTCTATTCCGCTGGCGTTAATTTCTAAATTAGGGCAGAAGTGGCCATCAAACTGCCGTTTGCTCACTTGATAAAGTTAGATTAACAGCTGTAAAAATACTATTAGTATTTATTTGTAAAAGGATATAATTAGATAGATAAATAAAAAGGCGTTAGATACTAAAACCTAACGCCTTTCTTATAACATATCAACTACATTTTTATTCTGCAGTAGTGTTTCCGTGTGTGAAATGGAAATATAAAGCTATTAATTGGTGTAATAAAGCAAAAATCATAGTTACGCAACCTCCTGTCTGTAGAATAAAGTAATTACCTCAAATAATAGTATAACTAAAAAACAGAAAAATATCCAACATTTATTTACATTTTTTGTAAATAAACGTTAGAAATACAAGTAATTATCAGTGTAAAAATACTATATTCTAAAACATAAAAATGTTTATATTGTTACTTTATAAAGAAGGTAAAATATTAGCTTTAAATCACTTGCAAAAAAGTAAAAATTCATAAATAAGATTTTTTGTTTTGACAGCATGCCATGTCTGACAAGGATTTATTGCTTTTGATAAATTTTTATAGCGGGGTTTGCAGGCTTTTGTGCTTAAATGTTAATATATGACTTATTGATGAACGTTTTAACTTGCTGTCTTTTGCAATATTGAAAATCAAAAAATGCGATTGTCTGCTTGACGTTGCCGTAATAAGTGCTGGCTGCCAGAATTATGTTATAAAATTAGATTAAAGTGTATAATTGATTAAATAATGAAGTAATTGTTTAAAGCAAACTTAGCTGTAATAGCTAAAATAATGATACTTTTAGGTGCTGAGGAGGAATAGCTGTGCTAATTGAAATCGAAAACCTTTCCAAGCAATATCAAAAAGTAATCTCGGCCAGGTTATTCCACAAGCAGTACCAAGAATTTGATGCGGTCAAGGGAGTTTCACTGAATATTAACCCCGGTGAGCGGGTTGGACTTGTTGGGCTGAATGGCTCTGGCAAGTCAACCCTGATTAAGCTGATCTTGGGGATTTTGCAGCCTAGCCAGGGACAAGTCAAGACTTTTGGCAGTGATCCGATTGCCAACCGGCAAAAAAATGCCAGAAAAATCGGGGTTGTATTTGGGCAAAGGAGCCAGCTCCGCTGGGACTTACCGGCAATGGATACTTTCAAGTTAAACCGCGAGCTTTACCAAGTTTCTGAAAAGGACTTTACCCAAAGGGTAGCCCAGCTCAGCCGGTTGCTTGATGCTGGTGATTTTTTGCTACAGCCAGTCCGTAACCTCAGCTTGGGTCAGCGGATGAAGGCTGAATTCATTGCAGCCCTGATTCACGATCCCGAGCTAATTATTTTAGATGAACCAACGATTGGTCTAGATGTGCTCAGTAAGAATAGCATTGTTAACTTTTTACAAACACTAACCGATAAGACTATTCTGTTTACCTCGCATGACCTGGATGAGGTGGAAAAAGTCTGTTCCAGAATCGTTATCCTTAATCAAGGCCGCCTGGTACTGAATAAGGACAGTCAGGAATTAGCGGACTTGGCAGTCCCGGCTACCATTACCTTTGCCAGTAAGACCAGCTCTTATGATGATTTGACTGCGCGCTGGCCGCTTGAGCGCCTTGATAATGGTGACTATCAATTGGCTAATGTTAGTCAAAAGGACATCAAGCGAATTTTGAGCGAACTGACCGCTGCGATTCCCATCGACCATATCGAAGTGAAGAGTGGTAAGTTGGAATATTTGCTTGCACACACTGCGACAGCGGGGGTCAATCAATGAAATACCGCTTGATTTTGTTCAAGATCGGACTTAAAAAAGGTCTCGCCTCGAAGTATGCTCTCTTGTTTTACCTCGTTTCTGCCTTAATTTCACTTACTGTGCAGTACTTCTTGTGGAAAGCCGTCTTAGCGGGTAAACCCGTGAGTGAATTTAAGCAAACATTTAGCTATCTGATTTTGATGCAGTTATTAGCGATTTTGTTTCCTAAGACAAGTTATGATGTCGATGACAAGGTGCGCTCCGGTGATATTGCGCTTGATCTGCTCAAGCCGGTTACCCTGGCAACACAATTGTTTTGGGAAGGTGCCGGTTATTCGGTTGCCAAGTTGTTGATTGTGGGACTTGTGGACGTGCTTATCTACTTATGGGTTTTGGACTTTCAGGTAACGCTGATTATGGTCGTAATGGTAGCAGTAGCAGCGGCTTTAGCTTATCTTTTGTACTTTGAGTTGGAGTTGCTCCTTGGTCTATGGTCATTTTATGCTTATAGCATCTGGGGGATTTCAGCCTTTAAGGAGGCTATTCTGCTAATTTTGGCCGGTAATGTCTTTCCCGCCTACTTCTATCCGCAGGCGTTAAAAACCTTGGCGGCTTACCTGCCTTTTCAATATTCGTTTGGAGCAGTTGGCCTGCTGGCGCAGCATCCGACGGTGCCCTTATTTGGCCAGATTATTGTAATCCAGTTGCTCTACATCGCACTTTTTGCACTTTTGTTCAAGCTACTCTATCAGCATGCTGTCAGTGTAACGGTCATTCAGGGAGGTTAAGTTAATGCGCTATTTAAAACTACAATTGACCTATATGAAGGTCAACCTCAAATCTCTGGCGATCTATGACCTTGATTTTTACTTTGCAATTGTGGGGATGATTATTCAGAATGTGCTAAATATTGTAGCGCTTCGCTTTATTTTTAATATTGTTCCGCGCATTAAGGGGTATAGCTTTGACCAGCTTCTGCTGACCTATGCACTAGCGACGCTGGCTTGGTCAATTTTTCGCTGCTTCTTTATTAATGCGTTGAATATTTCTGATTACATTCACAAGGGTTCGCTTGATACCATTTTGATCAAGCCTGTCAACCCGCTTTTTCAGCTGATTAACGAGCGGGTTGATGAGGATTCCTGGGGAGACTTGTTGGTGTCGTTACTATTATTAGTGCTTGTCGACAGCCGGCTGCATAATCCCTGGTATATTACCGTAATGTTTATTTTTATAGCCATCTTCACCTCGCTGATCTTTTTAAGTTTGGCTGTTTTGGGTAATTTGGTGTCACTATTTTCAAACGGTCTTTCCGATTTAGCTGAAACTACTTTTGACTTCTTTGAAATGAGCAAGTATCCGTTAGCAATTTATTCGGGTGGGTTAAAATTCATTTTGACCTTTATCCTACCGCTCGGTTGGGTAGCATCAATCCCCCAGGAGCGTATCGCCCAACGTCATGAATGGGGCTGGTTGGCCATTATTCCGGTCGTCTGCCTGGTCTTTTTTGTACTCATCTACCAATTATGGCGCCTGTTTCTAAAAAAATACCAAAGTACTGGAAGCTAAAAATGCAGTAGTCATTTGACTACTGCATTTTTATCAACCAAAGTTATTTGCTTTGGCTGACTGCTTGATGGATAACCTGCACACTGTTGATGACCAGGGGAAAGCCAATGTAAGGTAGCAACTGGATAGTTGCCCAAACCAGCTCGCTTTCACTGTTACCAGCCCTCAGACTGCCTCGCGCGTGGGCCTTGATTTGAAAGTCAACGTTTAGGGTGATGAGGGCGAGCAATTCATAGCGTTCGCGGTCACGCACGTCTAAGCGGCTACGGTTATAAAAGTCATTGAAGAAATGGTTGGTCAGTGCCTGGGGAACAAAGTCGCCTGCTTCGTCAGGCAAGTCTTTTAATAAGTTCTTGATTTCAGTACCATATAAGTCTGCTTGAATACTAGCACCATAATTCTCATCTGCATTAGTAGCGCTCGGGCTGGGTCTGAATTGATGCTTAGTCAAGACCGCTTGAATTGCCGGTAGTGCCTGTTGCACCTTAAGGGTTCCGGCAACTGGAGTTAGCTGGTAGACCACCTCCAGTAAGATCTCCGGCTCAATGCCAGCAGCCAAGCAGGTTTCAACTTGGTCAGCGAGTGCTGTAGTTATTCCCTGGGTAATACTTGCAATTATCGGAATCAGTACCCGATCTTTGTGCAAGTGGCTAGCACAATTAGTGTTCACATCAGCCAAAAATGATTTGATTAAGTCATGATATTGCATTTCAATTTCTGTAGTCAAAATAAAACCTACTTTCATAATAAGATAGTCAGTATAATCGATGCTAAGCCGATCTGCTAGTAAAGAGGGTGTCCTTAAGTCGTTTAATGAATAGTTCAGCAACCGGTGAGAGGCTGACTTCTTGCTTCCAAGCCACCTTGACGGACTGGCCCAATGCAGGGGTCAAGTGCTTAAAAACTAGCCCGGATTCCTGCGACGTATCAGCCAGATTGTCCAAGGCGAACATTAGCGCAGCATGATTTTTGACCATCATTGTACCATTGAAGTAGAGGTTATAGGTACCAATGAAGTTGACGCAGGAAGAATAATTACCGAGCCAATTCTGGAAAATTTGTAAGGTTTGGGCTTGTTGGGAGTTGAGGACTGACCGACAAACTAGGTCTTGTGGCCTAATTGTACTCTTCTGGGCTAATGGATCATCAGGGCGCATTAAGACACCCCAATCGTCTTTTTGAGGCAGGGTAAGAGAGGCGTAGTTATTGAGGGGCACATCACCAATGATAATAGCGAAGTCGGCGTCACCGCTATTTAATTTCTGTGTCGTGTAGTGGTAATCGCCACTGAGCAAGTGGATTTTTACGGTAGGATGGTCTTTGATAATACTGCTGATGACATTCATAACGGGCTGCATGCCGCTGCTTTCGCCTGCGGCAATGGTCAAATCGCCGCTGACAAAGGAAGTTGATTGCAGGTCATTCTTGGTTTTAGCGGTTAGTCCGAGGATTTTCTGGGCTTGTCCTAACAAATATTGGCCATCGGGGGTTAGGGTTAAATGCCGCGTCTTGCGGTTGAATAATTTGACCCCTAGTTCAGTCTCAAGGTCAGAGATTTGCCTTGATAGAGCAGGCTGGGAAATCAACAATTTAGTGGCAGCGCGGGTCATGGTTTCCTCTTGGGCAACCGCTACAAAATAATTTAAAACTCTTAGTTCCATAATATTTTTCCAATTCCTTGTCTGCATTTTAGTTGATAGATGGATATGACTAGTATATGTGAGCTTGCAACGCCGCTTGATTCCACGTGAAACAATTATTGGGTGACCATACCGGAAAAGCACCTGGCTCTTTTTAAGGGTAACAGGTGCTTTTTTTAGCGGAGAGGTGCTAGATAACTAAATTCCTTGGCCAGTTGGTCTGACGAGAATTTCGTTGATGTCAACGCCTTCTGGTTGGTCCATCATAAAGATGGCAGCGCGGGCAACGTCTTCAGCGGCCAAAGAACCGTTTGGTGCCTGGTTGGAACGCTCATAGAGATCTCTAATTTGATCGTCCTCGGTCGTTGACAGCAGGTTAGTGCGAACCGCGCCAGGCGAAATAGTCCCAGTCTTAATCCCGTTATTGTGTTCTTCCTGACGTAAGCCCTCCATGATGGCCCGGACGGCAAACTTGCTGCCATTATAGACAGCAGATCCAGGATAGAGGACGTGTCCCGCCACCGAATCCGTTGCCATAATAAGCCCGTGTCCCTGTTCTTTCATGAGCGGCAAAGCTGCTGCAATCCCGTTTAGGACCCCCATCACGTTAATATTCAACATCTTTTGCCAGCTGGCAGTTTTAGCCTCGATGAGGTTGCCCTGAGGCATAATTCCCGCATTGTTGTATAACACGTCAAGGCGGCCAAAATTATTGATTGCCAGGTTGATGAGGGCCTTGACTTGGTCCGGTTGGGTTACATCGGTTACCTGATACAAGATATTTTCACTTTGAGTCGCTGCTACGACCTTTTGCAGGTCAGCTTCTTTGCGAGCACCAATGACTACCTTGGCACCAGCTTCAACTGCCAGTTTAGCAGTAGCTGCACCTATCCCGGAAGAGCCACCAGTAATCACAATTACCTTGTTTGTTAAACTCATTTAAAAGTTCCTCCTTTTTTGCTATAGTTAAACTGTAAAACTTAAAGTTAAGGTTAAGTCAAGAAAAATGGAGGAAAAAATGAAAATTTCTGAAGTGGCAGAAAAAGTTGAGTTGACACCGGTAACCCTGCGATACTATGAAAAAGTTGGCTTGTTGCCAAATGTCAAAAGAAAAAATGGTGTACGCCACTTTGCTGAAAGTGACTTGGAGTGGATTAATTTCATCAAATGTATGCGCCAAGTAAAGATTCCGGTTAAGGACTTGGTTGTTTACACCGAGCTCTTGCAGCAGGGTACTGATACCAAGCCGCTTAGACGACAAATTCTGGTTGACGAATTACACCGTCTGGAAGAAGATAAACGGACTATCCAACAATCCATCGAGCGTTTGAAAGCTAAAATCGATCTGTACGATCAGGGCAAGATTAAGTAAGTTCTACTTGGACCAAAGGAACTTAATCAGTACGCGATCAACTTGTTCATTTTCATGTAGCTTACTGTGTTGAGCATTAGGACCATGAAATTCTTTTTCTTGGTAAGAGCGAGCCCGTGAACCAACTAGGTAGCGCAGCGTCCGGGATGAGTTAATAGGTACAGTGCCGTCACTGCCCCTACCCGTATCGCCGTAAATATTTAATACGCGAGCATTGCGGGGAAAGTTCTGCCGCAAGCTTAGCAGTCGCCGGTAACTGGCGCTCATTTTTTGCGGTGAACCATTCTGATTAACTTTTAATGATGAGTTCGGCTCGCGAACAAGGCCATTATAGTGGCCAGCGATGGCTACTAGCTTGTTGAGCTTAGGCATCTTGCTGGTACCAAGGTTGTTGCGCAAGTAATAGATAATTTGCAAGTTACCCATCGAGTGTCCAACCAAGTTTATTTTTTTGAAGCGATACTTTTTTTGTAGCGCTGTTACGATTGCTTTAACGTAGCGGCTACTCTTGCTATAAGCTTTTCCCGGATCACTTTCGCTGCCAGTAACACTTTTGTTGTTTTCCAGGTTAGCCTCAACGATGGGATTAACAGCGCCTTTTTTAATGGTGCCAATCAACTTTACTTTTCCTGCGGGGCTAACATCGGCCCGAATAACGCTGTTGCTAGCGCCGTGGTTGCGCGCATAACGCACCATACTTTCCTCGGCATGGTAACTGCTGCCCCAACCGTGAACAAAAATAGTTGGTGTATCAATCTGCTTGGCTGAGTCTTGGTGAGAGTTATTGATTAGCAGGTAGGATAAGATTACAAGTAGAATTACGGCCGCGAGGCTGGTAATGGTGATTTTGCTTTTTTTGGTCATTTTATTTCTCCGATAATTGTTTTTAAGATTGCAAGGTCATTATAGGGCTAATCCCGTTAACGACAAAATACTTGCTCTCAGTTGCTGTTAATAAGTTGGGGTCATAATTAAAGCCAGGGTTATAAAGCCAGTTTGACCGTCACATCTTTTTTACCCAGGATATTTTTCAAGTCGCTTTGACTGCTATTTATAATTCTGGCAATCTTGGTCAAACTCCAAGAATTGTGATCGTAATAAAGAGATAATTGGTTGCCCTGGTAAAGCGTAATGTCTCCTGGTTTGGTAGTCATTTGCTCGTTATTTTGTGGTAAAGACCAGGGTAAATCGCCGACTTTTTCGAAATTGCCAAAATCGTGAAATCTCAGCGTTAGGCTTTTCTTTTGCAATTTTTGGCTTAGTGCCTTGGCAGAGGAATTATCTGCCAACTTAGCAGTTAGAACTGTTTTACCAACTTTGATTTTTAAATACTGATTCATTTTTTTGGAGGACCTCTTGTTCTTTTTCACCTTTTTGGCGAGTGAAATGTCGCTGAACGGTGAATTTTTATTATTTTGAGGTAAGGTGCCAAAGACCCTCACCCCGATAACTATTACCATAAATGTAGCGATGAAAAGCGCTACTTTTTTCTTTGTCATGAAGTATACCTCCTCGTTAGGTGATTAATTTTGGGGTTGAATAAAAATATAGACCTTATAGTTAAGGTTAAGTCAACTATAAAGTGAAAAATATTACTCAAAATAGATTGACATACTAAGTTATTAAAAGTACACTATTTGTGACCGTATGACTAAAATATAATTTTTGGTCATGAAAGAAAAATCGAATAAAAGTTAATTTATAAGGAGATAGTAATGAGTAGAGGTTTTACTGAAGAAGAGAAAAAAGAACTAAAAGAACGATTAATTCAAGTATTTATTGAGGAATTAAATCATCAAAAAATAAGTTCAATTAACATAGATGACTTAGTTAAAAAAGTTGGTATTGCCAAGGGCTCCTTTTATCATTTTTTCAAGTCAAAGGACGATCTTTTTGCAGAAGTGATTAATAAAATTCAAGACAATATTATTAATAAGTCAACTTATCTTGCTGAGGAGGATAAACTTCCGGCCAAAGACAGACTAAAAAAGATCCTGCTTTACTTGGTTGCCACTATTGGTCAATACCCCTGGATTAAACAATTATCTAATGTTGAATACGCCAAGCTAATTCGCCGCTTACCTGATGATGCAAAGGAAAAGCTACGGCAAAAAGACATTACGGATTTAACCAGAATTTTGGAGATTCTTAACTTAAAAACGGTTTATCCTTATGAAAACATTACCGTTATGGTTCAGATTATCTTTTCCTCAGCATTAAATAAAGACGATTATGGCGATAAATACGATGAATCAATCAAAATATTGGTTGACATATTAATTGATCATATTTTTACAGAAAGAAGATGACAAATTATGACAAACAAGTCAATTATTGAAATGAGAGAAGTTTGTAAGATCTATCAAAGCGGTAATGAGCAAGTGTATGCGGCCAATAATCTTAATTTAAAGATTACCGATGGGGAATTAGTAGTTATTGTTGGTGCCAGTGGTGCAGGTAAAACAACGCTATTAAACCTATTAGGAGGAATGGATACGGTTTCATCTGGTGAGATTAACGTTAACGGTGTCATGATTAGTAATTATTCGGAAAAGAAGTTGTCGTTATACCGGCGTAATGATGTCGGTTTTGTCTTTCAATTTTACAACTTGATTTCTAATCTGACGACGCTAGAAAACGTTGAATTTTCTAGTAGTTTTGCTAAGAATCCGCTCGATCCCCAAAAAATATTGCAAGAAATTGGGTTAGGTAAAAAGTTCGCTTCCTTTCCAACGGAACTTTCTGGTGGCCAACAGCAACGCGTTGCCATTGCCAGAGCAATTGCTAAAAATCCCCTTTTATTACTATGTGATGAACCAACTGGTGCACTTGACTTTAAAACCAGTAAGGAAGTTTTAAGCCTACTGGCTAATTTTAATAAGACCTATCAAAAGACTGTCATTATTATTACGCACAATTCGGTGCTTGCCCAAATGGCGGATAAGGTAGTTAAAATCAAAGACGGTAAAATTGCCAATATTGCTATCAATAAAAATAAAATGCCAGTCGAAAAATTGGAATGGTAGGTGAGAGTATGGGAATAATATATTTACTCAAAAAATTTCGTAGGGAAATATTTAAGGAAAATGGTTCGCAGCTTCTATCATTAATTATTATTGTTGCAATTGGTATTACCTGTTTTATTGGGTTTTCCAAATCATCCAGTGACTTAGAAAAAACTGTTTCTGACTACTATCGTCATTCAAATTTGGAAGATCTGGAAGTTTCGGGAAATTTCTCTGCTAAGAAAGTACGTCAAATACAAAATATTGCGGGCATCAAGAAAATCGCTAAAAATTATGATTATCAGGCAAGCGTTAAAAAAAACAATTTGTTGATTAATGGCTACAGTAAAAGTAACAAAATTAACCAGTTAACCCTCTTGGCAGGAAATTATCCGCGCCAAAATGAAATTGCCGTTGATCACTTGTACTTTGAAAAAAACCAGCTCAAAATTGGCGATCAAGTTAAACTACTTATTAATGGGCTAAGAGTTAAAGCTAAAATTTCTGGAACGATTCGCAGTCCGAAGTATTTATATTTAACAGAGAATGCTGCTGAACCCTTCCCTAACCACCAAAAGTATGGCTACGGGGTTATACCCAATAAAAGACTGAAAAAACTAGGGTTGCCGGTTAACTCGTTAGTAATCAAGGTGGGAAAATCATCGTCAAGCAACCAGGTAATTGATCGTCTTCACGCTGTTGATCGGAATGCTTTTGTAGTTAAGCGGCAGGATCTTATGAGCTATAACATGATTCATAGCAAATTAACAACAATCAAAAATATTGCTATTGTGATCTCAGCTGTCTTTATTCTCCTAACTATTGCAGTGACGCTAATTAGTTACTCTAAGCAGGTCAGCAACAAAAGAGGAGAAATAGCTATTTTTAAAGCTTTAGGAGTTTCGCGGAAGAATATTTTAATATATTTATTCTTTCCGGGTATTGTTACTGCCATTGTGGGTACAGCTATCGGGTCACTAATCGGTATTCTGATCTTTCCGCAAATAATCAATCAAACTTTGGGAAACTTATTTGATTTCCCTAAAATCATGCAGGGTAACTATTTATCGTTGGTAGCCGGATCATTTATTGCAGTACTGGTGGTCGAATTAATTGCGTTGGTTATTAATGCAGCTAAATTATTAAACGAATCAGCTGCCAATACGATGCGTCCAACCATCAGTAAGGCAAAAGCTGGGACTTTTTTGGCCAAAATACCGGGTATTTGGCGTCATCTTTCTTTTAAGAGCAAGCTGTTAGTGCGTAATATTGCCAGTGGTAAGATTAAGTTTCTGTTTAGTGCGTTAGCAATTGCTTTCTGTGTGACGATCCTAATTTCTTCTTTTGGATTAAAGTTTGCCTTTGGTAACATTGAACAGACAGAGTTTCAGGATGTTCGAAAATATGATCTTAGTGCTAATTTGACTAGTAACAAACAAGGCAAAATTAGCCAAGATCCATCCGTAGTTTACGTTGATAACTATGCTATTGTTCCAGCCAAGGTAGGAAATACTGAGACACACC encodes the following:
- a CDS encoding MerR family transcriptional regulator, producing MKISEVAEKVELTPVTLRYYEKVGLLPNVKRKNGVRHFAESDLEWINFIKCMRQVKIPVKDLVVYTELLQQGTDTKPLRRQILVDELHRLEEDKRTIQQSIERLKAKIDLYDQGKIK
- a CDS encoding alpha/beta hydrolase, whose product is MTKKSKITITSLAAVILLVILSYLLINNSHQDSAKQIDTPTIFVHGWGSSYHAEESMVRYARNHGASNSVIRADVSPAGKVKLIGTIKKGAVNPIVEANLENNKSVTGSESDPGKAYSKSSRYVKAIVTALQKKYRFKKINLVGHSMGNLQIIYYLRNNLGTSKMPKLNKLVAIAGHYNGLVREPNSSLKVNQNGSPQKMSASYRRLLSLRQNFPRNARVLNIYGDTGRGSDGTVPINSSRTLRYLVGSRARSYQEKEFHGPNAQHSKLHENEQVDRVLIKFLWSK
- a CDS encoding cyclophilin-like fold protein, with protein sequence MTKKKVALFIATFMVIVIGVRVFGTLPQNNKNSPFSDISLAKKVKKNKRSSKKMNQYLKIKVGKTVLTAKLADNSSAKALSQKLQKKSLTLRFHDFGNFEKVGDLPWSLPQNNEQMTTKPGDITLYQGNQLSLYYDHNSWSLTKIARIINSSQSDLKNILGKKDVTVKLAL
- a CDS encoding TetR/AcrR family transcriptional regulator, which encodes MSRGFTEEEKKELKERLIQVFIEELNHQKISSINIDDLVKKVGIAKGSFYHFFKSKDDLFAEVINKIQDNIINKSTYLAEEDKLPAKDRLKKILLYLVATIGQYPWIKQLSNVEYAKLIRRLPDDAKEKLRQKDITDLTRILEILNLKTVYPYENITVMVQIIFSSALNKDDYGDKYDESIKILVDILIDHIFTERR
- a CDS encoding ABC transporter ATP-binding protein, encoding MTNKSIIEMREVCKIYQSGNEQVYAANNLNLKITDGELVVIVGASGAGKTTLLNLLGGMDTVSSGEINVNGVMISNYSEKKLSLYRRNDVGFVFQFYNLISNLTTLENVEFSSSFAKNPLDPQKILQEIGLGKKFASFPTELSGGQQQRVAIARAIAKNPLLLLCDEPTGALDFKTSKEVLSLLANFNKTYQKTVIIITHNSVLAQMADKVVKIKDGKIANIAINKNKMPVEKLEW
- a CDS encoding ABC transporter permease, whose protein sequence is MGIIYLLKKFRREIFKENGSQLLSLIIIVAIGITCFIGFSKSSSDLEKTVSDYYRHSNLEDLEVSGNFSAKKVRQIQNIAGIKKIAKNYDYQASVKKNNLLINGYSKSNKINQLTLLAGNYPRQNEIAVDHLYFEKNQLKIGDQVKLLINGLRVKAKISGTIRSPKYLYLTENAAEPFPNHQKYGYGVIPNKRLKKLGLPVNSLVIKVGKSSSSNQVIDRLHAVDRNAFVVKRQDLMSYNMIHSKLTTIKNIAIVISAVFILLTIAVTLISYSKQVSNKRGEIAIFKALGVSRKNILIYLFFPGIVTAIVGTAIGSLIGILIFPQIINQTLGNLFDFPKIMQGNYLSLVAGSFIAVLVVELIALVINAAKLLNESAANTMRPTISKAKAGTFLAKIPGIWRHLSFKSKLLVRNIASGKIKFLFSALAIAFCVTILISSFGLKFAFGNIEQTEFQDVRKYDLSANLTSNKQGKISQDPSVVYVDNYAIVPAKVGNTETHLNVINAKAKAINLSSTSNEKLSFAHLQGTYISAKLAQRLALKKGSTVKLKVFHDNEYDNFKTVIKGIYTSYMSQGFYTTDDYLKSKGLNIPVQTKFIKAKNIKGEKQRLDKNPLVKNVLLKSKQAQGYQKASTAVNSILIMIVLIAALLLFAVIYNLSTINIAERKRDIATEKVLGLSSGNINRLILGENTILVTAATVIGIIISPWMYNLLGNSIASDDMSFPTQLNLNSIPISIGLIILFLLLTSLFLIQKIKKINQLEALNGFE